GAGTTCCTGCTTTTTACCTTCTCCTATCTCCCTAAAGGTCCTCTGCAGGAATTCACCCCTCTTTCTACCTGTAGCTTTAGTATCAACATTTATAATTACCTCTAGCTTTGCTCTCTCccccttcaaacctttcagtacGCAGTCCGAGAAATCACAggccctggcaccagggaggcagtaCACCATCCTCGAGTCTCACTCTCAGCCACAAAACACCTTTACTTAACAAAATCCTTGTCACTACTCTTCGCTGTAACTTTGTCCACCAATATCAGAGCCAACAATGATGCCACAATCTCGGCTGCTGTTACCACTTTCCTCTGAGGTATTTTCCCCAGCAGTGTCCGACATGGTTGAGAGGGCAGTGACCACAGGAGCTCCGAGTACTACTGGCCTGTCCTTATTGCCCTACCTAGTGGTCACCCACCTCCTCTTTCTGGACCTGTGATGTTATCGACTCACTAACCAAACCTCCTATCACATTCTCTGCAGCCAGAATGCTTCATAATGAGTTGAGGTCTGCCCCGAGCAGTAGCTGgacccgctttctgcagggatagtCAGTGGGATATTACAAAGTCTCTGATCTCCAATGTCCTGCAGGAGGTGCACACCACTGCCTTAGCCTCCATATCCTTTATCCCTAGTCCTTCCATGTGGAGACAAAACACACAAAACCTCAAAGGttcaacttattatcaaagtacacactctgaaattcttcaattctccggGTAGCAACGAAACCAAGAGAGAAAAGAAAGGCAGTACGATCGTCAGCCCCCAAGTCCCACCTCCCCACAAagaaacaggcacttcaaccctcaaatcccacctccccacaaagaaacaggcacttcaaccctcaaatcccacctccccacaaagaaacaggcacttcaaccctcaaatccctcctcccacacaaaaatatGAGCAAAACAGATCAAGCacgtcgacccccaaatccctcctcccatgcaaaaaatgaacaaagcggatcaggcacatcgaccccgAAATCCTTCCTCccgtacaaaaaaaaacagcaaaatggatcaggcatgccgaccctcaaatccccctcccccacaaaacGACGAGAAGATCAGAGATTAGTCCAAAGTCCAAATCCAAAGAGCACAGAGAAACCTGGACAATACTCTTCTGGGCCGGACACAGGAGCAAGCCTTTCCCTCTCAGGTACAGAGTAACcgatcaaaagacaggcagctgGCGCTCACCCTCTGGTCTCGCTTCTGTGCTTCAATCGCCCTCACAGAcctcagagagacagagagtgacttAACCCATCCGGCCCTGCTGAACATGTCGTGTTCCATGGACCCCACAACTCAGGTCATCCAGGAAACTGCAGCTGTCTCCAGTTGGGACTCACATGGCTCCTTGGGCGAGGGGTCAGTCGTGATGGAGACCCTGATTTACTCGGGGGTTCAGAGTTGTACCacgggtcccccccccccagtttttcGGACCCTGATCATGGGGTTCGGGGTCTCGAGGCCTCCCTGACTCTCTGCTCCAATTCCAGGCTCTCACTCTCTCCGTTATTTCTACACGGCGGTGACCCCGGTGCCAGAGGTCCCCGAGTTTGTGGTGGTCGGGTACGTGGACGAGGAGCAGATTGTTTACCACGACAGTGTGCTGGGGCAGACGGTGCCCCGGCGGGGGTGGATGGCGGAGAGCCAGGACCCCGACTACTGGGAGCGTGAGACGCAGAACCTGCGGGGCAACGAGCCGGGCTTCAAGGCTGACATCCAGACACTGCAGAAGCGAACCAACCAGACGGGCGGTGAGTGGGACACCAGGTGGgggcagagtgggtgtggagatgtGTCAGGTGGCGGATGAGCGAGGGAGGAACAGCACTTGTGGGAAAAGGGGACGGTTCCCACCCCACTCTCAGCCCACACTGATGGACGGTGTGTTCCAGGGATCCACACTATCCAGTTGATGTACGGTTGTGAGCTCCATGACGACGGGACCACCGCTGGGTTCATGCAGTACGGCTGGGACGGGTCAGACCTGATCAGCTTCGACAAGGACCGGATGGTGTGGGTGACCCCTGTGCCCTGGGGTGTCATCACCAAGGACAAGTGGGACCAGAACACGGCCAGGAACCAGCAGTTCAAGGGATACCTAGAGCAGACCTGCGTCGAGTGGCTGAAGAAGTACGTTCAAGATGGGGGGAGTCACCTGGAGCCCAGTAAGTGGTGGTGGCGtccggtgtgtgtctgtggggtgggggtggaatggTGGGTTGGCGTGTGCTGGGAGTTTTCCGTGTGTGTTATGCATGTCTGGGGGGTAGGGTCAGTATGTGAGTGGAGGGATCAGTGTTTTTACGCGAGTACCCCCCGCACTGTCTCCTCTCACTGCAGATCCCCCCGAAGTCTCCTTTATCACCTCGCTGGATAACCGCCACCTCTCCTGTGTGGCCACTGGCTTCTACCCTCAGTCCATCGACGTGACTATTCTGCGGGACGGCCGGATCCTGGAGGAGACCCATTCCCACGAGATCCTCCCCAATCACGACAACACCTACCAGCTGACCAGGACGGTGCGGGTGGAGCCCACGGACACAGGAAAGTTCTCCTGTCGGGTGGAACACCGGGGTCTCCCCAAGCCCCTCATCCTGTTCCTGGGTAAGAGACACTCACCGGTGGGGCGGtacagaggcagggagagagagggagcactGGTGACCACTGGCCTTGGTGTGGATAGAGGGAGGGGGGTCAGAGGTGCTAAGACAGGATGATGGGCCTTGAATAGGATGAAAAGACCGGGGAAGTCAGTCTCCCTCTGTTGGACAGAAGGGTGTAAGGTGGGGGAAAGTTGGTGTGGAAACAGACTGGGAATCTTGGTCCCTGTGCCTAACCGACTGTTTCTCTGAAACTTGGCCAGTTCTGAAGTCCAGCTATATACCTCTCATGGTCATTGCCGTGCTCGTGGTCCTGGTGATCCTGGTCGTCTTCGCTGACGTTGTGAGTTATCCCTTCTACAAGAAGAAAGGTAGGACTGGAGGGAGATGTACTGTTCCCCAGGGGAAGTGAGTTTGGGAAGGAGAATGTCGTCTCGGCACTCCAGCCTCTCTACTCAAAAGGATGCCCTGTCCTCAGACCCTCCCCCTCCTCGCCCATCCCATACCCTTACTATTGCTGACCACCTTCCCTTTCGCTGATATAATGACATCTGTGTTACCCCTACCACTctgctctccctctccttccccctgacTGTCGGGTCGGTCAAACCGTTATCCATCTTCCCCCAGTcttatagagaagtacagcacagaaaacaggccctttgccgaGCCATTTAAATTGCTTACTTCCATTGAGCTGCATCGAGActattgccctccataccccttcaaTCCATGCCCTAACCTCTCATAAAAATTGAACTcaggctcacatgcaccacttgtgatggtagcttgttccacactcttaaCGTCCCACTGAGCGAAGAAGTTGCCACTCGTATTctgcttaaacttttcacccttaacctatgacctctagctgccatcccaaccaacctcagtggaaaaagccagattgcatttaccctctctataccactcataatgttgtataacaaaagctttctttatgaccctatctacatgtgatgccactttcaatgaattatggaccggtattcccagatccctttaccgttcactgtgtaaaacctaccctggttcGTCCTGCTGAAGCACAACACCTCTCACTTGTCTGAATAAACTTCCATGGGCCATTTATCAGCACATATTTTCAGCTGGTCCCTATCCCGCAGCAAGCCATGTTAGTCTTTCTCGCTGTCCAGTCCAccaccaatcttagtgtcatctgcaaatttgcagatccagttaaccacattatcatccagatcgttgatatagatgacaaacaacagtgaacccagcaccaatccctgcagcactccactatgcacaagcctccagtcagagaggcaaccatctactaccactctctggcttcttccacaaagccaatgtccaatccaatttacatcaaagttgctggtgaatgcagcaggccaggcagcatctccaggaagaggtacagtcgatgtttcaggctgagacccttcgtcaggactaactgaaagaagagctagtaagagatttgaaactgggaggaggagggggagggggagatccaaaatgataggagaagacaggagggggagggatggagccaagagctggacaggtgattggcaaaggggatatgagaggatcatgggacaggaggtccggggagaaagaaagtgggaggggggaaaaatccagaggatggcaaggggtatagtcagagggacagagggagaaaaaaggagagagagagggaaagaatgtgtgcatataaataaataacggatggggtacgagggggaggtggggcattagcggaagttagagatgtcaatgttcatgccatcaggttggaggctacccagacggaatataaggtgttgttcctccaacctgagtgtggcttcatctttacagtagaggaggccgtggatagacatgtcagaatgggaatgggatgtggaattaaaatgtgtggccactgggagatcctgctttctctggcggacggagtgtagtgttcagcaaaacgacctcccagtctgcgtcgggtctcgccaatatatagaagggccacatcaggagcaccggacgcagtatatctccccctccccctcccactttcaaatctcttccttcagttagtcctgacgaagggcctcagcctgaaatgtcgactgtacctcttcctagagatgctgcctggcctactgcattcaccagcaactttgatgtgtgttgcttgaatttccagcatctgtagaattcctcgtgtttgcatgtctaatccaatttaccacctcgttATGAATACTGAGCGACTGACTTTCCTGACCAGCCTTACCTCGTCACGTGCTGTGTTAAGGTCCACGTAGGCAACCTCTATTGCCTTTacttcatcaaccttcctggtagcctcctcaaaaaactctgggATCggtcagacatgacctaccatgcacaaagccatgctaactaacCTTAATCAGTTTACGTCTAtcaaaatactcatatatccagtctgttagaataccttccaataactttcccacgactgatgtcaggctcatcagTCTAtaattttagagcctttcttaaacagtggaaaaaCACTGGCTATCCTGCAATCCTCtgatacctcacctgtcactaaggatgtttttttctcttttttcaatattttattgatattatataaattgcatgaatgcaaatacaaaattcataaggatacaagtaaataatacaaattacattacatttaaatcacagtaatatgatcacagtatcccatattccaaaccaatcatgtagaaaaaaacattgaattatgaaatgaaagaaaataaaataattgtattttatttaaaagaaaatctacccccactaccaaaatgagctggtaggtaaaaaaaagaaaaaagaagaataccttaccatatgatattataataataatggctcagatccatactttattAACAGTTAGGTCACCCTCCTGGCCATaaattagatggcttcaattttgtagcactatcctcaacaataccaaacagggcagtcaaaggattgggcctaaagctgacattgaaaagagcagaaaaagtttgaaatacatctttccagaatttctcaaggctcggacatgtccaaaagatatgaattagt
The DNA window shown above is from Mobula birostris isolate sMobBir1 chromosome 5, sMobBir1.hap1, whole genome shotgun sequence and carries:
- the LOC140198063 gene encoding class I histocompatibility antigen, F10 alpha chain-like, which codes for MPRLLLLALLCGGASAGSHSLRYFYTAVTPVPEVPEFVVVGYVDEEQIVYHDSVLGQTVPRRGWMAESQDPDYWERETQNLRGNEPGFKADIQTLQKRTNQTGGIHTIQLMYGCELHDDGTTAGFMQYGWDGSDLISFDKDRMVWVTPVPWGVITKDKWDQNTARNQQFKGYLEQTCVEWLKKYVQDGGSHLEPNPPEVSFITSLDNRHLSCVATGFYPQSIDVTILRDGRILEETHSHEILPNHDNTYQLTRTVRVEPTDTGKFSCRVEHRGLPKPLILFLVLKSSYIPLMVIAVLVVLVILVVFADVVSYPFYKKKASDKEESSPNSSDVA